The Insulibacter thermoxylanivorax genome segment CGTCCATTGCAATTCTGCAAGTCGAAGAGCAGGGATGTGATCTAGTCAAGCTTATGCGCAGTTTGAGATAAGTTGTTGTTTAGAAAACTTGATCATATTCAGTATTGTCAGCGGCTGATTATTCGTGTATAGTTTGTAGTAACAGTTTAGAGCTGAGCATTGAGAAAAGTTGAGTAGTATTGAGCAGCATTGCGTGATGGAGTCAGGCGAGACACTGCACGGAAGTGAAGAGCACATCTGAGATATTCATGGAAATATAACAAGGATCTTAATCGAGTATTGAGCTGAGTAGAGCTGAGTACAGATGAGATGAGCTGAGAAGAGTTGGGGGATCTTGCGGCTGTATGCGGATCGATTCCTCGGGTATGTACGGACGTGCATAAGTGCATAAGTACCGAAGTGCAGAAGCTTAAGAGCACGAAAGTATGGAAACACGGAAGCACAGGAGTACAGAAGCGACCTGTCCGGGATGCAGCAGCTGGCAGGACAGTTGTACCCTTATATCATCTTATCTGTATGCAAACCTCTACTTCGCGTAGAGGTTTTTTTATTTGTTGTTCGTGATTCCGAGCGTATGGAGATGGAGGAGGTTCTCACATGGCGAATGCTGAATTGCAAGAAGTGATCCGGTTGGCCGGGCAGTTCAATCTTGTACCGATTGCAAGAACACTGATGGCGGACACGGAGACACCGATCCGCGTGTTCCAACAGTTCTATGAGGAACCCTATGCTTTTCTGCTGGAAAGTGCTGAGGGAGGCGTGAATCTGGCGCGGTATTCCTTTATTGGAACGGATCCCTTCCTCATCATCAGAGGAAAAAACGGCCGCTTTACCGTGGAGTACAAGGACGGTACGAAGGAGATCGCTGAAGGCAATCCAATCGAGGTGCTGCGCCGCTTATTCGCCGCTTACCGCAGTCCGGCGCTGCCCGATCTTCCCCGTTTTACAGGCGGTGCTGTTGGTTTCTTCGGCTATGATCTGCTCCGCTATTATGAACAGATCCCTTCACATCGCCGGGATGATCTGAATATGCAGGACATCGAGTTCATGTTCTGCGATCAAGTCATCGCCTTCGATCATGTGAAGCATCAGATCAAGGTGATCGCGAATGTGCATATCCCGGAAGGGGCCGATGAGGACGCAATCCGCCGTTCATATGAGCAAACCGTGAGCAGCATCGAACGGACGGTCAAGCGTCTGCAATCAACAAGACACCAAGAGGGTCTGCCCGTTCATGAACTGCCTGCAGATATTGAACTCGGAGAGATCACATCGAATGTCAGCGAAGAGCAATTCATGACCAATGTGGAGAAAGCCAAAGGCTATATACGCTCTGGTGAAGTTCAGCAGGTCGTTTTGTCGCAGCGTTTCGAGATGCAGACGGAGATCTCGCCGCTGCAGGTCTACCGCGTGCTGCGCATGATCAATCCTTCTCCATACATGTATGTATTGAAGCTGTGCGATGAAGTGATCGTCGGCGCCTCGCCGGAACTTCTCGTTCGCGTGGAAGGGGATCGGGTGGCGACGAGGCCGATTGCCGGCACGAGACCCAGAGGCGCTGAGGAAGAAGAGGACCTTAGGCTGGAACAGGAACTGCTCGCCGATGAGAAGGAACGGGCAGAGCATCAGATGCTGGTCGATCTGGGACGAGAAGACCTCGAGCGAGTGTCGGAAGAAGGGTCCGTCAAGTGCGACAGCTTCATGGAGATCGAACGCTACTCCCATGTGATGCATATCGTCTCTCATCTATCGGGCAAGCTGCGGGAGGGCAAGGATTTCTTCGATGCCTTTATCGCCTGCCTGCCTGCGGGAACTGTATCCGGTGCGCCGCGGATTCGCGCGATGGAGATCATCGCTGAGCTGGAGCAGGAGGCGCGCGGAGCCTATGCGGGCTCCATCGGTTACTTAGGTTTCTCCGGCAATCTGGATTCCTGTATTACGATCCGCACGATCATCTTCAAGAACGGCAAAGCCTATGTACAAGCGGGAGCGGGAATCGTTGAGGATTCCAATCCAAAGCGGGAATATGAGGAGACGGTCAATAAGGCCGCCGCATTGCTCAAAGCGATCCGCATGGCGGAAACGGTGTTTCAGCAAGTACCCCAGTGAGCGTGAGAGATATTCAATGCATAAGAGGAGGAATCGTAGATGAGCACGATCGATATAAAACAAGCCATTAACAAGGTTGTCGAAGGCGAATCCTTGACCAAGTCAGAGGCACGGGACGTGATGCGAACGATTATGGACGGTGAAGCAACGGCGGCACAAATCGGCGCCCTGATCGCGGCCCTGCGGATGAAAGGCGAGACCGTGCAGGAGATCGCCGGTTTCGCGGAGATCATGCGCGAGAAGGCTGTCCAGCTTCCGCACAACCAGACGGGCGTGCTGGATACCTGCGGCACCGGCGGCTCGGGTATCCGCAAATTCAACATATCGACGACTTCGGCAATCATCTGCGCAGCCCTCGGCGTCCCCGTGGCGAAGCACGGTAATCGGGCGATGTCCGGCAAGAGCGGCAGTGCCGATGTCTTAGAGGCGCTCGGCGTGAACATCTCGATCAACCACGAACAAGCGGGCAGATGCCTGGATGAGATTAAGATCTGCTTCATGTTCGCTCAGAATTATCATCCTTCGATGAAACACGCTGCCGGACCGCGCAAGGAGCTGGGGATTCGCAACATCTTCAATCTGCTTGGCCCTCTCACGAATCCGGCCAATGCGGAATACCAGGTGATGGGTGTCTATGACCGCTCGAAGACGGAATTAATCGCGGGTGTCTTGAAGGAGCTTGGCCTTAAGGCAGCCTTAGTCGTGGGCAGTTACGACGGCTTGGATGAGATCAGCATCGCGGCGCCTACTCGGGTGTCAGAGCTCAAGGATGGTCAGATCACTACCTACGATATCACTCCTCAAGAGTTAGGTTTGTCCGAAAGCCCATTGGAGCAGATCCTCGGCGGCGAACCGGCGCATAATGCGAAGATCGTGCGGGAGGTGCTGGGCGGCGCAAGGAATGCTTACCGCGATATCGTATTGGCCAATGCCGGCGCTTCCCTGTATGCTGCACAGCGCTGCGCAAGCATGGCGGAAGGCGTACAATTAGCGGCACATGCCATCGACTCTGGCGCCGCACTTGCCAAACTGAACGAATTAATCGATTACACAGGAGTTGTCAGCCATGTATCTTGATAAGATCGTGATTACGAAACGAGAAGAAGTCGAACGTCTGCGGACAACGCTCCATCCAGCCGAAGCGGAACGCCGCATTGCGGAGCTGGCACCCTGCCGGGGCTTTGCAGAAGCTCTTTCGGCAGGCAAGCGGCACCGCAGCATGGGGCTGATCGCGGAAGTCAAGAAGGCATCGCCGTCCAAAGGGTTGATCCGTCCGGACTTCAATCCTGTACAGCTGGCCCGCACCTATGAGGCGGCCGGTGCAGACTGCATCTCGGTGCTTACGGATGAGGTGTATTTTCAAGGGGCGAATGAATATCTGACAGAGATTTGTCGGGCGGTGGACCGGCCGCTCTTGAGGAAGGATTTTATCATCGATCCGCTGCAGATCTATGAAGCGCGCTTGATCGGCGCTGACGCGGTGCTGTTGATCGCTGCGATCCTGAGCAAGCAGCAGATACGGGAATATCTGCAGATGGCAAGAGATTTGGGCATGGATGCCCTGATTGAGGTGCACAGCAGGGAAGAGCTGGAGATGGTTCTGGAACTGGACGGCGTCTCGCTGATCGGCGTGAACAACCGCAACCTGCATACCTTTGAGGTGGATCTAGAACATACGAGACAGCTGATCGATCTGATGCCGAAGGATGTGACCATCGTCAGCGAAAGCGGCATCGCAAGTCCGCAGGATATTCAGTGGTTGGCATCCATCGGTGCGGATGCGGTGCTGATTGGGGAGTATTTTATGCGTCAGGATGATGTGGCGGAAGCTGTC includes the following:
- the trpE gene encoding anthranilate synthase component I: MANAELQEVIRLAGQFNLVPIARTLMADTETPIRVFQQFYEEPYAFLLESAEGGVNLARYSFIGTDPFLIIRGKNGRFTVEYKDGTKEIAEGNPIEVLRRLFAAYRSPALPDLPRFTGGAVGFFGYDLLRYYEQIPSHRRDDLNMQDIEFMFCDQVIAFDHVKHQIKVIANVHIPEGADEDAIRRSYEQTVSSIERTVKRLQSTRHQEGLPVHELPADIELGEITSNVSEEQFMTNVEKAKGYIRSGEVQQVVLSQRFEMQTEISPLQVYRVLRMINPSPYMYVLKLCDEVIVGASPELLVRVEGDRVATRPIAGTRPRGAEEEEDLRLEQELLADEKERAEHQMLVDLGREDLERVSEEGSVKCDSFMEIERYSHVMHIVSHLSGKLREGKDFFDAFIACLPAGTVSGAPRIRAMEIIAELEQEARGAYAGSIGYLGFSGNLDSCITIRTIIFKNGKAYVQAGAGIVEDSNPKREYEETVNKAAALLKAIRMAETVFQQVPQ
- the trpD gene encoding anthranilate phosphoribosyltransferase encodes the protein MSTIDIKQAINKVVEGESLTKSEARDVMRTIMDGEATAAQIGALIAALRMKGETVQEIAGFAEIMREKAVQLPHNQTGVLDTCGTGGSGIRKFNISTTSAIICAALGVPVAKHGNRAMSGKSGSADVLEALGVNISINHEQAGRCLDEIKICFMFAQNYHPSMKHAAGPRKELGIRNIFNLLGPLTNPANAEYQVMGVYDRSKTELIAGVLKELGLKAALVVGSYDGLDEISIAAPTRVSELKDGQITTYDITPQELGLSESPLEQILGGEPAHNAKIVREVLGGARNAYRDIVLANAGASLYAAQRCASMAEGVQLAAHAIDSGAALAKLNELIDYTGVVSHVS
- the trpC gene encoding indole-3-glycerol phosphate synthase TrpC, with translation MYLDKIVITKREEVERLRTTLHPAEAERRIAELAPCRGFAEALSAGKRHRSMGLIAEVKKASPSKGLIRPDFNPVQLARTYEAAGADCISVLTDEVYFQGANEYLTEICRAVDRPLLRKDFIIDPLQIYEARLIGADAVLLIAAILSKQQIREYLQMARDLGMDALIEVHSREELEMVLELDGVSLIGVNNRNLHTFEVDLEHTRQLIDLMPKDVTIVSESGIASPQDIQWLASIGADAVLIGEYFMRQDDVAEAVHQLMGRMPA